A genomic region of Raphanus sativus cultivar WK10039 chromosome 6, ASM80110v3, whole genome shotgun sequence contains the following coding sequences:
- the LOC108807408 gene encoding inositol oxygenase 2 isoform X1: MTVLVEHCVSDSRIEEKKTKEERGDELVLDGGFMVLKSKETDEFDAPDINFLGHSFRDYENGASERQQGVEEFYRMQHIHQTYDFVKGMRKEYGKLDKMEMSIWECCELLNNVVDESDPDLDEPQIQHLLQTAEAIRKDYPKEDWLHLTALIHDLGKVLLLPEFGGLPQWAVVGDTFPVGCTFDPANIHHKYFKENPDNNIPKYNTKNGVYSEGCGLDNVLMSWGHDDYMYLVAKENGTTLPHAGLFIIRYHSFYPLHKAGTYTHLMNDEDREDLKWLHVFNKYDLYSKSKVHVDVEQVKPYYISLINKYFPAKLKW; this comes from the exons ATGACTGTTCTTGTTGAACATTGCGTCTCTG ATTCAAGAATCGAGGAAAAGAAAACGAAAGAGGAGAGGGGTGATGAACTGGTGTTGGATGGAGGTTTTATGGTTCTAAAATCTAAAGAAACTGATGAATTCGATGCTCCTGATATCAATTTCCTGGGCCACTCTTTTAG GGACTATGAGAATGGTGCAAGCGAGAGACAGCAGGGTGTTGAGGAATTCTACAGGATGCAACATATTCATCAGACTTATGATTTT GTGAAAGGTATGAGAAAAGAGTATGGAAAACTTGATAAAATGGAAATGAGTATATGGGAATGCTGTGAGCTATTGAACAATGTGGTCGATGAGAGTGATCCTGATCTCGATGAGCCTCAAATTCAACACCTTCTCCAAACTGCTGAAGCCATTCGCAAGGATTATCCTAAAGAAGACTGGCTCCATCTCACTGCTCTCATCCACG ATCTTGGAAAGGTTCTCCTTTTGCCAGAATTCGGTGGTCTTCCTCAGTGGGCTGTCGTTG GTGATACATTTCCAGTTGGATGCACCTTCGACCCGGCCAATATTCACCACAAG TATTTCAAAGAAAATCCTGATAATAACATCCCAAAGTACAACACCAAAAATGGAGTTTATAGTGAAGGATGTGGACTGGACAATGTCCTTATGTCATGGGGTCATGACGACTACATGTATTTG GTGGCTAAGGAGAATGGCACAACTCTTCCTCACGCTGGTCTCTTCATTATTCGATACCATTCCTTTTATC CATTGCACAAGGCGGGGACCTACACACACTTGATGAACGATGAAGACAGAGAGGATCTCAAGTGGCTCCATGTTTtcaa TAAATATGACCTATACAGTAAGAGCAAAGTTCACGTTGATGTAGAACAAGTGAAGCCTTACTACATTTCCCTTATCAACAAG TATTTTCCGGCGAAACTAAAATGGTGA
- the LOC108807408 gene encoding inositol oxygenase 2 isoform X2, giving the protein MTVLVEHCVSDSRIEEKKTKEERGDELVLDGGFMVLKSKETDEFDAPDINFLGHSFRDYENGASERQQGVEEFYRMQHIHQTYDFVKGMRKEYGKLDKMEMSIWECCELLNNVVDESDPDLDEPQIQHLLQTAEAIRKDYPKEDWLHLTALIHGDTFPVGCTFDPANIHHKYFKENPDNNIPKYNTKNGVYSEGCGLDNVLMSWGHDDYMYLVAKENGTTLPHAGLFIIRYHSFYPLHKAGTYTHLMNDEDREDLKWLHVFNKYDLYSKSKVHVDVEQVKPYYISLINKYFPAKLKW; this is encoded by the exons ATGACTGTTCTTGTTGAACATTGCGTCTCTG ATTCAAGAATCGAGGAAAAGAAAACGAAAGAGGAGAGGGGTGATGAACTGGTGTTGGATGGAGGTTTTATGGTTCTAAAATCTAAAGAAACTGATGAATTCGATGCTCCTGATATCAATTTCCTGGGCCACTCTTTTAG GGACTATGAGAATGGTGCAAGCGAGAGACAGCAGGGTGTTGAGGAATTCTACAGGATGCAACATATTCATCAGACTTATGATTTT GTGAAAGGTATGAGAAAAGAGTATGGAAAACTTGATAAAATGGAAATGAGTATATGGGAATGCTGTGAGCTATTGAACAATGTGGTCGATGAGAGTGATCCTGATCTCGATGAGCCTCAAATTCAACACCTTCTCCAAACTGCTGAAGCCATTCGCAAGGATTATCCTAAAGAAGACTGGCTCCATCTCACTGCTCTCATCCACG GTGATACATTTCCAGTTGGATGCACCTTCGACCCGGCCAATATTCACCACAAG TATTTCAAAGAAAATCCTGATAATAACATCCCAAAGTACAACACCAAAAATGGAGTTTATAGTGAAGGATGTGGACTGGACAATGTCCTTATGTCATGGGGTCATGACGACTACATGTATTTG GTGGCTAAGGAGAATGGCACAACTCTTCCTCACGCTGGTCTCTTCATTATTCGATACCATTCCTTTTATC CATTGCACAAGGCGGGGACCTACACACACTTGATGAACGATGAAGACAGAGAGGATCTCAAGTGGCTCCATGTTTtcaa TAAATATGACCTATACAGTAAGAGCAAAGTTCACGTTGATGTAGAACAAGTGAAGCCTTACTACATTTCCCTTATCAACAAG TATTTTCCGGCGAAACTAAAATGGTGA
- the LOC108807304 gene encoding AP-4 complex subunit sigma, which produces MGIRFILMVNKQGQTRLAQYYEWLTLEERRALEGEIVRKCLARNDQQCSFVEHRNYKIVYRRYASLFFMVGVDDDENELAILEFIHLLVETMDKHFGNVCELDIMFHLEKAHFMLEEMVMNGCIVETSKANILSPIQLMDKAH; this is translated from the exons ATGGGAATAAGGTTCATATTGATGGTGAACAAGCAAGGGCAGACTCGCCTTGCTCAGTACTACGAATGGCTCACCCTCGAGGAACGTCGTGCTCTCGAAGGCGAGATCGTTCGTAAATGCCTCGCTCGCAACGACCAGCAG TGTTCGTTTGTGGAGCATCGCAACTACAAGATCGTCTACAGGCGTTATGCGTCTCTCTTTTTCATGGTTGGCGTTGATGACGATGAA AACGAGCTGGCGATTCTAGAGTTCATACATCTTTTGGTCGAGACTATGGACAAGCATTTTGGAAATGTG TGTGAGCTGGACATAATGTTCCATCTGGAGAAAGCTCATTTCATGCTCGAGGAAATGGTGATGAATGGTTGCATTGTCGAGACTAGCAAAGCCAACATACTTTCGCCTATACAGCTCATGGACAAAGCccattaa